A genomic segment from Portunus trituberculatus isolate SZX2019 chromosome 14, ASM1759143v1, whole genome shotgun sequence encodes:
- the LOC123503803 gene encoding glutaminyl-peptide cyclotransferase-like isoform X1, giving the protein MSVVVHSVRSTATMVPRWVCVALLYTFTAVLGSAGGHDGQDKRSKAVWYRARLEHEGSGLSNEQLRTIAAMEDMKHFRKMLAPILVPRVVGTEGHTRVRQHLMNTMNSLGWTVEEDSFDSNTPVGRKTFTNVIATLNPDAPRHLNLACHYDSKLDREGQFVGATDSAVPCAMLLNLAFVMREALSQHSKLQSDLTIRLIFIDGEEAFRFWSDTDSLYGARHMAANLEGRAYPTNNAVGTNELHRMDLFVLLDLLGTADVRFFNYFEETSPWYMRLVSYERRLREMQLLHARKNYIFQNRDLFNAGIQDDHIPFLKRGVPVLHLIPVPFPKVWHKNTDREDALHYGTIESLNKLMRTFVADYLHLVL; this is encoded by the exons ATGAGCGTGGTAGTGCACAGTGTGAGGAGTACTGCCACCATGGTTCCtcggtgggtgtgtgtggctctGCTGTACACTTTTACGGCTGTGCTAGGTAGTGCAGGCGGCCACGACGGTCAAGACAAGAGGAGCAAAGCCGTGTGGTACAGGGCGAGG CTTGAGCATGAAGGTTCCGGCCTGAGCAATGAGCAGCTTCGTACAATTGCAGCGATGGAGGACATGAAGCACTTCAGGAAGATGCTGGCTCCCATCCTGGTGCCTCGAGTAGTGGGCACAGAAGGCCACACCAGAGTTAGGCAG CACCTCATGAACACTATGAACAGCTTGGGATGGACAGTGGAGGAAGACAGTTTTGACAGCAACACACCTGTGGGTCGCAAGACATTCACCAACGTGATAGCCACTCTGAACCCTGATGCTCCTCGACACCTCAACCTGGCGTGTCACTACGACTCAAAGCTGGACCGTGAAGGGCAATTCGTTGGTGCCACAGACTCTGCTGTTCCCTGTGCTATGCTGCTAAACCTTGCCTTCGTCATGAGGGAAGCTCTCAGTCAGCACTCTAAACTG CAATCAGACCTGACTATTCGACTTATCTTCATTGATGGAGAAGAAGCATTCAGATTTTGGTCAGACACAGACTCGCTGTATGGTGCGCGGCACATGGCTGCAAACCTTGAGGGTCGGGCTTACCCCACCAACAATGCCGTTGGCACAAACGAGCTTCACCGGATG gaCTTGTTTGTTTTACTTGATCTTTTGGGAACTGCTGATGTTAGATTCTTCAACTATTTTGAGGAGACCAGTCCGTGGTACATGCGTCTGGTGTCCTATGAACGGCGTCTGAGGGAGATGCAACTCCTTCATGCCAGGAAGAATTATATCTTCCAAAATAGAGACTTATTTAATGCTGGCATTCAGGATGACCACATTCCATTCTTAAAACGAG GTGTGCCAGTGCTGCATTTGATTCCAGTGCCTTTCCCTAAAGTGTGGCACAAAAACACTGATCGAGAGGATGCATTGCACTACGGAACCATCGAAAGTCTCAACAAGCTAATGCGCACTTTTGTTGCCGATTATCTCCACTTGGTGCTATAG
- the LOC123503803 gene encoding uncharacterized protein LOC123503803 isoform X2 gives MSVVVHSVRSTATMVPRWVCVALLYTFTAVLGSAGGHDGQDKRSKAVWYRARLEHEGSGLSNEQLRTIAAMEDMKHFRKMLAPILVPRVVGTEGHTRVRQHLMNTMNSLGWTVEEDSFDSNTPVGRKTFTNVIATLNPDAPRHLNLACHYDSKLDREGQFVGATDSAVPCAMLLNLAFVMREALSQHSKLCLKTVTKVNTRRRMMAKFRRRRRRKLKAKFRRRRKMNSEFKRRKKPDIQRNLPPGCTKRKKQMLQRKLKIASKTVNVTWQGGGGPRDRHSWLRQLSYPFQPLRQLGRIKCCSDNGSQYKVSFVPNVVSIPLSLLAEGKGEE, from the exons ATGAGCGTGGTAGTGCACAGTGTGAGGAGTACTGCCACCATGGTTCCtcggtgggtgtgtgtggctctGCTGTACACTTTTACGGCTGTGCTAGGTAGTGCAGGCGGCCACGACGGTCAAGACAAGAGGAGCAAAGCCGTGTGGTACAGGGCGAGG CTTGAGCATGAAGGTTCCGGCCTGAGCAATGAGCAGCTTCGTACAATTGCAGCGATGGAGGACATGAAGCACTTCAGGAAGATGCTGGCTCCCATCCTGGTGCCTCGAGTAGTGGGCACAGAAGGCCACACCAGAGTTAGGCAG CACCTCATGAACACTATGAACAGCTTGGGATGGACAGTGGAGGAAGACAGTTTTGACAGCAACACACCTGTGGGTCGCAAGACATTCACCAACGTGATAGCCACTCTGAACCCTGATGCTCCTCGACACCTCAACCTGGCGTGTCACTACGACTCAAAGCTGGACCGTGAAGGGCAATTCGTTGGTGCCACAGACTCTGCTGTTCCCTGTGCTATGCTGCTAAACCTTGCCTTCGTCATGAGGGAAGCTCTCAGTCAGCACTCTAAACTG TGTTTGAAGACAGTGACCAAGGTGAATACAAGAAGGAGAATGATGGCAAAAtttagaaggagaagaagaaggaagttgaAGGCAAaatttagaagaagaaggaaaatgaactcagaatttaaaagaagaaagaaaccagATATCCAAAGAAACCTTCCACCAGGCTGTACCAAGAGGAAAAAGCAAATGTTACAGAGGAAGCTTAAAATTGCATCAAAAACTGTGAATGTGACttggcaaggtggtggtgggccaAGGGACAGACATAGCTGGTTAAGGCAACTGTCATATCCTTTCCAGCCACTGAGACAATTGGGGAGAATCAAGTGTTGTTCAGATAATGGAAGTCAGTATAAGGTGTCATTTGTTCCCAATGTTGTAAgtattcctctctcacttttagctgaagggaaaggtgaagagTGA
- the LOC123503802 gene encoding adenosylhomocysteinase-like, whose amino-acid sequence MSSKPAYKVADINLADFGRKEIIMAEKEMPGLMSLRKKYGETKPLKGARVAGCLHMTIQTAVLIETLIELGAEVQWSSCNIFSTQDHAAAAIAKAGIPVYAWKGETDEEYIWCIEQTIMFPDNKPLNMILDDGGDLTNLVHEKYTHLLPGIKGISEETTTGVHNLFKMMREGKLKVPSFNVNDSVTKSKFDNLYGCRESLTDGIKRATDIMLAGKTCVVAGYGDVGKGSAQSLRAFGARVLITEIDPINALQAACEGYQVTTMEDAIKQGASIFVTTTGCRDIITGEHFSAMRDDSIVCNIGHFDIEIDVKWLDENCVEKVNIKPQVDRYLLKSGNHVILLAEGRLVNLGCAMGHPSFVMSNSFTNQVLAQIELWTKPGQYPIGVHFLPKKLDEEVASLHLEHLGVKLTKLTAVQSEYLGLPVDGPYKPEHYRY is encoded by the exons ATGAGCTCCAAACCTGCCTATAAAGTGG CTGACATCAATCTGGCTGATTTTGGCCGGAAGGAGATTATTATGGCAGAAAAGGAGATGCCTGGTCTGATGAGTCTCCGTAAGAAGTATGGAGAGACCAAGCCACTGAAGGGAGCTCGAGTGGCTGGCTGCCTCCACATGACCATCCAGACAGCAGTTCTCATTGAGacactg ATTGAGCTTGGTGCAGAGGTCCAGTGGTCCTCCTGCAACATCTTCAGCACACAGGACCATGCAGCAGCAGCCATTGCCAAGGCAGGGATCCCTGTGTATGCGTGGAAGGGTGAGACAGATGAGGAGTACATCTGGTGTATTGAACAGACCATCATGTTCCCTGATAACAAG CCACTGAACATGATCCTTGATGACGGAGGTGACCTAACCAATTTGGTACACGAGAAATACACTCACTTGCTGCCTGGCATCAAGGGCATCTCAGAGGAGACCACCACTGGCGTCCACAACCTGTTCAAGATGATGCGTGAAGGCAAACTGAAGGTCCCATCATTTAATGTCAATGATTCTGTCACAAAG AGCAAGTTTGACAACTTGTATGGCTGCAGGGAGTCCCTCACAGATGGCATCAAGCGGGCCACTGACATCATGCTGGCGGGCAAGACCTGTGTTGTGGCAGGCTATGGAGATGTAGGCAAAGGCTCAGCTCAGTCACTGCGTGCATTTGGCGCCCGAGTCCTCATCACAGAGATTGACCCCATCAATGCTTTGCAGGCAGCTTGTGAAGGGTACCAG GTTACCACAATGGAAGATGCCATCAAGCAGGGTGCCTCAATCTTTGTCACTACCACTGGTTGCCGTGATATCATCACTGGCGAGCACTTCAGTGCCATGAGAGATGACTCCATCGTCTGCAACATTGGCCACTTTGACATTGAGATTGATGTTAAGTGGTTGGATGAAAACTGTGTGGAGAAAGTAAACATCAAGCCACAGGTGGACCGCTACCTCCTCAAGTCTGGCAACCATGTCATCCTGCTGGCAGAGGGTCGATTGGTGAACCTGGGTTGTGCCATGGGCCACCCATCCTTTGTCATGTCCAACTCTTTCACCAACCAGGTCCTGGCCCAGATTGAACTGTGGACCAAGCCTGGCCAGTATCCGATTGGTGTGCACTTCCTACCCAAGAAATTGGATGAGGAAGTGGCAAGTCTTCACTTGGAGCATCTAGGTGTCAAACTAACAAAGTTGACTGCTGTGCAGTCTGAGTACTTGGGTCTTCCAGTTGATGGACCTTATAAGCCAGAACATTACAGATACTAA